In Trichomycterus rosablanca isolate fTriRos1 chromosome 2, fTriRos1.hap1, whole genome shotgun sequence, the genomic window TATCAGGCTCACTGGGTTCATCTGCCCTTGTATACCAGAACCTTTACAAATGAATTTAATCACTTGATTTAATTTTTAACTCAGATGTTTCAGTAAATCATgtaaagtgagtgaatgaagcTCTTACTTCACACCGGTCTCATCCAAGGTCTTGTTGTTCACCCACATCCACTTTCCCTCCGTCTCCAGATCATTCAGACCCATCCAGTGAGTTTCTTTAATATTTGAGGATAAAAAAtcctaaaatataaaataacataGAATAAACTACAAAAAACAACAGTACCAACTTTTCAtctaaaaatacataataattttcttatttgacaaatgcaaataaaaacacaaagctgTAATTTGTAAACTTTTTTTCTGGGTCGAAAAATCATCCCTGCACTAAACCGGCATGAGCAAACAGTCCAGAGGATCATGTCCCAATGCACGAGTTCAGGGAATTTAGAGATTTTAAGAGACAGGAAGCATGCGGAAAAATCCACTTTAACAAGTGGCCACAAGTTACAGAAGAATATGTAACACAGGGGTTAACATGTTGGGCCCCATcacatttttattgattttatatgtCGAAACAGTAAAGTGGATTAGCCTGAAAATTCTGGTTGAATGAATCACCTGCTCTGCTTGGTTGGTTATGATCACTAGGTGATCTCCTTTCTCAACACAGGAATCTCGACTCTCTGTCCAGTTCATATTATTAGTGGAGAAAAAGTAGCACTTCAACCCAGGAGACCTCCATCCTTCATCACACAGCTCACAGCTCTTCTTTTCtgtaattaaaaagagcaaAGAAATGTTagtaaaatgtagtaaaatgtGCCGTGTGTGGGGTGTCTGTGTTTGATATCTGCTGTAGTTATTTGACTTTATTACACTGAATGATTTCAGattaaacaaaacatcaaaTCACACAAATGTTTGATAAATATTTGACTTTCAGTTGTTCGAAAACTATCAGTTTGGAAACTGTTACAAAGCCATGTCCAAAGCTCTAGGACTTCATACAGTGAAGTTCCACAGTGGAGAACCTGTCCAGAAGTGGCCTGCTAAATTACTTCATCATTGTCATTGGTTATAGTCAACTGCTCCACCAGTTAGTCACAAATGATTCcagagaaaaaaactaaacaaaatgcAGGTCAGTGCTCACTATTTTGCAATATGAAAGAGACCAGATGAAATGGAATTTAACAGAGCACCACAATTTGTTTAAAGAAAGTCAAGAGCCCTCAATGGTCCAACCAACTATCAGACATAAACAGTGGACTGTAAAGTAGATCTTCATCTTCTCAATCTTTCCACAGACTTCAGCTTGAACATCCTATAACGAACCACCATAAATCTTTCAGGATTTGTATGAGAGTGTTAAGAGTAAAATCTGTTCTGGAGGAACGTGGTGGTCCTGTACTTTACTCTCTCATTATAACATGTTATACCTTCTCATTATTAGAATCAGACACTGTGTCCATACCTTTAGAAATGACTTCATGCATGCACTGACGTTTTTCCTCCAGCTGTTTACACTCTCGCTCTTTAGCTGATGCAAAAAGAAAAAGTCTCTTTTtatgtatgtttacatttttaattgcacTTTAGTTAAATTTATTGCAGTCACAGAAACTGATTTACCTTTTAATGAGTCCAGTTGTTTTGATGCAGCTTCGTAGCTCACTTGAACTCTTTCCAAATTAGATTTTAATTCTTcaacacagaaaaaaagagtaaaACTGCAGTTtgtaaatttaaaaagaaattaaCATCTTTAACATTCTTAAACAGAAATCaataactttttatttaaaaaaacaaaatcagaAATTTTTGAAATCTGCTATTTTTTCTGTAACCAACCAAGTGGAACAACAATTTTTTTGAGAATATGACAAAAATAGGCTGGGTCAAAAACAAAGAACTATTGTATTATGTGGAGATGTTTTATACTACAGTTCTTCAGATTTTACTTACTAAATTttactttacttaattttacctACTGTAAGTAAATGATTTACCATCCCGTTGTTTTGCTACACTCTCGTAGCTCTCTTGAACTTTATCCAAACTTGATTTTAATTCTTgaacacaaagaaaaaaagcataaataatacatttaataaaaaatatgtaaaaactaTGTTTACAAAAACCCAAATTTCCCATGCTTCTTTTTTGTGATTCACAACAAACtggcagttttggtgatgtgaagctTGCTTAACTGTGACTGTTATCTGTATTACAAAAAATTCTTATTCAGGGCAAAACTGTTTATACAGTTCTAGTTTATACTACAGTTCTTCAGATTTTACTTTACTTAATATTACCTACTGTAGGTAAATGATTTACCATCACGTTGTTTTGATGCACTCTCGTAGCTCTCTTGAACTTTATCCAAACTTGATTTCAattcttaaacacacacacacacacacacacacacaatttaatcaaaaataagtaaaaactatgTCTACAAAAAATATTTCCCATGCTCCTTTTTTGTGATTCACAACGAACtggcagttttggtgatgtgaaacttgcttaactgtgacTGTTATCTGTATTACAAAAAACTTTGTATTCATGGAAAAACTGTTTATACAGTTCTGGTTGACAGTGTGATGAggtcacatatacagtatatagtattggcaatgattttatttttgtaaatccaAGAATTTAGGTCATAGGCGACCTGACTAGAGAGACGACTAAGATGAGTAAAGGACAAACAGAGAGGATAAAATTGTCTTTGTAGAAGAATTCTCTAGGATAGGCTTTACTGGGATCTGGAAATCCACACACTGGCAAGTCAGGTAATTTGGACAGTCTTAATATTCAATTTTTTGGGCATTTGTCTAAACTTTCAAACATCAAGGATTTTTTGGCTCTCCACATGTGTGAAAAGTGTCAATTGGACTTCACCAGGGCTCTCAAGTCTCACGCATTGAGCGTGAGACACACGCATTTCAGCAAGCTCACACGCTCACACATGGTATTTCTCACGCTGAGAAATGATTAACTTTGCCGCAAAGAAATTACTGGAGCCTATTCTACACACGAGTCAAAGGCAGACTACTCGacgagggccagtgatagctcagtggttaaggtactggactagtaaacagaaggttgccggttcaagccccgccaccaccaagttgccactgttgggtccctgagcaaggcccttaaccctcaattgctcatcgtgttccgctcattgtgtaagtcgctttggataaaagcgtctgctaaatgctgaaaatgtaaatgtaaatgtactctgCGCTCATACAGCTGTCTTAAATTAGCGACCTATCGGCCAATCAGAAAAATAgaatattacaataatacacataaacatcatgaaaattcattcagatttggCAATTTGTTGATGCatttaccttaattattaaaaagtatcggtattggtatcggcgatactggcccggtatttacttggtatcggatcgataccaaattttgcagtattgcACACCACTACTACTGACCATAACTTACATGTGTGGTCCAGATAAGAATGTAGGAATGGGGCCACAGGGGCATTGGCCCAAGTTGAAATCAGATTTGCCCCTGAAGTGCCCCTGTGATGTCACTTGTTGCTTCAGATAACctcatttatattacatttatattaaaacttTTTACCTGTAGTTTCATTTTCTTGCATCTTCAGTAAAGCTGTAGCGTTGGCGTACTGCTCACTAACTCTATCAAGtgagactgactgactgaaatCTGTAAAGCAAGAAAAGCAAAATCAAATGAgcaggggcgatttaatgcacgggcttacctgggcttcagcccaggggccccgaataattgagggccccggattggctgttttattttttatttattttgttagttattttggttaataagaatagggaagcttacaaaccaatgattttgtaaatcatttacgcgttattcatatttctgactgttgattggccaAATAAACGAGCTGCcgtaattctgattggtggtttcagttaagcaacgtgaacattagagctagtatgtgattgacattcagctcagccaatcagaatacagcaccaggtttatacatgtgcgttcggacgttctgcagttagttttgtatgtgAGTCTCGCCTTATGGTCCCAGCATTGAAGTTGGGGTTCTGGAACTAGGcggtctaaagtgttgtaacgctcattgaagtcctgactaaacagttaaagtgactctaccctgtcgtgtgtctttattcccacacctccaccaccgcacagcaaaagacccgtaacatccccaccggacagcggctaggtgagccgagcCTCTACGGCAGCAAGTGACTAATGCTAGcagtaaagtgccgcgataacgaaagtaaaaaaaaaacacggcaATGTTttcattaagtaaaatataaaaataactaagacaatgaaatatcagaatgcATGTAATCAcactacacagtgagtgcacagcaagggattttgggaatctgtgtaacctgcttaacgttactagactatatacacgtatatacagtgtatcacaaaagtgagtacacccctcacatttctgcagatatttaagtatatcttttcatgggacaacactgacaaaatgacactttgacacaatgaaaagtagtctgtgtgcagcttatataacagtgtaaatttattcttccctcaaaataactcaatatacagccattaatgtctaaaccaccggcaacaaaagtgagtacacccctaagtgaaagttcctgaagtgtcaatattttgtgtggccaccattatttcccagaactgccttaactctcctgggcatggagtttaccagagcttcacaggttgccactggaatgcttttccactactccatgacgacatcacggagctggcggatattcgagactttgcgctcctccaccttccgcttgaggatgccccaaagatgttccattttgtttaggtctggagacatgcttggccagtctatcacctttaccctcagcctcttcaataaagcagtggtcgtcttagaggtgtgtttggggtcattatcatgctggaacactaccctgtgacccagtttccggagggaggggatcatgctctgcttcagtatttcacagtacatattggagttcatgtgtccctcaatgaaatgtaactccccaacacctgctgcactcatgcagccccagaccatggcattcccaccaccatgcttgactgtaggcatgacacacttatctttgtactcctcacctgattgccgccacacatgcttgagaccatctgaaccaaacaaattaatcttggtctcatcagaccataggacatggttccagtaatccatgtcctttgttgacatgtcttcagcaaactgtttgcgggctttcttgtgtagagacttcagaagaggcttccttctggggtgacagccatgcagaccaatttgatgtagtgtgcagcgtatggtctgagcactgacaggctgaccccccaccttttcaatctctgcagcaatgctgacagcactcctgcgcctatctttcaaagacagcagttggatgtgacgctgagcacgtgcactcagcttctttggacgaccaacgcgaggtctgttctgagtggaccctgctcttttaaaacgctggatgatcttggccactgtgctgcagctcagtttcagggtgttggcaatcttcttgtagccttggccatcttcatgtagcgcaacaattcatcttttaagatcctcagagagttctttgccatgaggtgccatgttggaactttcagtgaccagtatgagagagtgtgagagctgtactactaaattgaacacacctgctccctatgcacacctgagacctagtaacactaacaaatcacatgacattttggagggaaaatgacaagcagtgctcaatttggacatttaggggtgtagtctcttaggggtgtactcacttttgttgccggtggtttagacattaatggctgtatattgagtcattttgagggaagaataaatttacactgttatataagctgcacacagactacttttcattgtgtcaaagtgtcattttgtcagtgttgtcccatgaaaagatatacttaaatatctgcagaaatgtgaggggtgtactcacttttgtgatacactgtacatacatatatatacagtgtatcacaaaagtgagtacacccctcacatttctgcaaatatttcattatatgcagaatacactgactactctaagttatatccaagtttcatgtctatagtgttgtcccatgaaaagatataatgaaatatttgcagaaatgtgaggggtgtactcacttttgtgatacactgtatatatagtcagtgtacagcttgtatagcagtgtagatttactgtcttctgaaaataactcaacacatagccattaatgtctaaatagctggcaacataagtgagtacaccccacagtgaacatgtccaaattgtgcccaaatgtgtcgttgtccctccctggtgtcatgtgtcaaggtcccaggtgtaaatggggagcagagctgttaaatttggtgttttgggtacaattctctcatactggccactggatattcaacatggcacctcatggcaaagaactctctgaggatgtgagaaatagaattgttgctctccacaaagatggcctgggctataagaagattgctaacaccctgaaactgagctacagcatggtggccaaggtcatacagcggttttccaggacaggttccactcggaacaggctttgccagggtcgaccaaagaagttgagtccacgtgttcggcgtcatatccagaggttggctttaaaaaatagacacatgagtgctgccagcattgctgcagaggttgaagacgtgggaggtcagcctgtcagtgctcagaccatacgccgcacactgcatcaactcggtctgcatggtcgtcaccccagaaggaagctgacgcacaagaaagcccgcaaacagtttgctgaagacaagcagtccaagaacatggattactggaatgccctgtggtctgacgagaccaagataaacttgtttggctcagatggtgtccagcatgtgtggcggcgccctggtgagaagtaccaagacaactgtatcttgcctacagtcaagcatggtggtggtagcatcatggtcttgggctgcatgagtgttgctggcactggggagctgcagttcattgagggaaacatgaattccaacatgtactgtgacattctgaaacagagcatgatcccctgccttcgaaaactgggcctcatggcagttttccaacaggattacgaccccaaacacaacctccaagatgacaactgccttgctgaggaagctgaaggtaaaggtgatggactaaacccaattgagcacctgtggcacatcctcaagtggaaggtggaggagttcaaggtgtctaacatccaccagctccgtgatgtcatcatggaggagtggaagaggattccagtagcaacctgtgcagctctggtgaattccatgcccaggagggttaaggcagtgctggataataatggtggtcacacaaaatattgacactttgggcacaacttggacatgttcactgtggggtgtactcacttatgttgccagctatttagacattaatggctgtgtgttgagttattttcagaagacagtaaatctacactgctatacaagctgtacactgactactctaagttatatccaagttttatttctatagtgttgtcccatgaaaagatataataaaatatttgcagaaatgtgaggggtgtactcacttttgtgatacactgtatatatatatacagtgtatcacaaaagtgagtacacccctcacatttctgaaaatatttcattatatcttttcatgggacaacactatagacatgaaacttggatataacttagagtagtcagtgtacagcttgtatagcagtgtagatttactgtcttctgaaaataactcaacacacagccattaatgtctaaatggctggcaacataagtgagtacaccccacagtgaacatgtccaaattgtgcccaaatgtgtcgttgtccctccctggtgtcatgtgtcaaggtcccaggtgtaaatggggagcagggctgttaaatttggtgttttgggtacaattctctcatactggccactggatattcaacatggcacctcatggcaaagaactctctgaggatgtgagaaatagaattgttgctctccacaaagatggcctgggctataaaaagattgctaacaccctgaaactgagctacagcatggtggccaaggtcatacagcggtttttcaggacaggttccactcggaacaggcttcgccagggtcgaccaaagaagttgagtccacgtgttcggcgtcatatccagaggttggctttaaaaaatagacacatgagtgctgccagcattgctgcagaggttgaagacgtgggaggtcagcctgtcagtgctcagaccatacgccgcacactgcatcaactcggtctgcatggtcgtcatcccagaaggaagctgacgcacaaaaaagcccgcaaacagtttgctgaagacaagcagtccaagaacatggattactggaatgccctgtggtctgacgagaccaagataaacttgtttggctcagatggtgtccagcatgtgtggcggcgccctggtgagaagtaccaagacaactgtatcttgcctacagtcaagcatggtggtggtagcatcatggtcttgggctgcatgagtgttgctggcactggggagctgcagttcattgagggaaacatgaattccaacatgtactgtgacattctgaaacagagcatgatcccctcccttcgaaaactgggcctcatggcagttttccaacaggataacgaccccaaacacaacctccaagatgacaactgccttgctgaggaagctgaaggtaaaggtgatggactaaacccaattgagcacctgtggcgcatcctcaagtggaaggtggaggagttcaaggtgtctaacatccaccagctccgtgatgtcatcatggaggagtggaagaggattccagtagcaacctgtgcagctctggtgaattccatgcccaggagggttaaggcagtgctggataataatggtggtcacacaaaatattgacactttgggcacaatttggacatgttcactgtggggtgtactcacttacgttgccagccatttagacattaatggctgtgtgttgagttattttcagaagacagtaaatctacactgctatacaagttgtacactgactactctaagttatatccaagttttatttctatagtgttttcccatgaaaagatataataaaatatttgcagaaatgtgaggggtgtactcacttttgtgatacactgtatatgggggggaggggggggggggcaacattattttttgtactggggcccatgagctcctagttacgccactgaactctgttgtcttgcgttgtgtactgattttatgaaaatTATATGTGGGGGGCCCACAAGCAGCTGTAGCCTCTGGGCCCACAGGCAGATTAAATCGCCTCTGCAAATGAGTGTAGTCAGACAGTCAATAACAATGCACACCTCAATAGTTTACATGTGaacgaaagtatgtggacaccctaatTATTTCGCCACACTCTTcaccaggcacgtgcacagacatttttgagggcaggtgctcaagccaaaaaaaagggcacccatcgccaaaattattttaaaaaaaaacccacagtagaatatttaacttatatatttattttgttaacacaattaatacacatctaatcaaataacatgcaaaaacaaggccatattgtgcacgctttttaataaccaactgatactgatacatctccctcatttgctttactggtagatttgcctaatccaggatagaagagagctgctaccctgagATGCTGCTGtagtttccttttctttctgcttttgtaacctttcttttcttggcattatgctgcaaaatttgtaaatgagataaatcaatgttttgcataataatcaagagtgacttactAAATCTCCATAACggggagaacacagtatacatcattttactgttttctgacagagttgaagcattacactaataatataccattactagtatcagtttacctcaccagactgtcatgtagctcaacttaagacctacctttgatttcaaatcagaaacccactttgggtagttaatgttaacaatgggcctattattatgccaataaaatcaaatagacagctaaatgacattttcctatttattcatcattttttgtatgctgttctatatcataCAGCATTATgtttagccttctacatatattagtttgtaatgttaattacctagcaaaattattcctcatttgtaaacctcaactgttgaattataaatgcttgcatgaaaataactccttgactaaaggtgacttttcctacacagcgttttggccaAGATGTTgtcattataaaatattgtatgtttgt contains:
- the LOC134303811 gene encoding CD209 antigen-like protein E isoform X3, which codes for MPRKERLQKQKEKETTAASQDFSQSVSLDRVSEQYANATALLKMQENETTELKSSLDKVQESYESASKQRDGKSFTYKLKSSLDKVQESYESVAKQRDELKSNLERVQVSYEAASKQLDSLKAKERECKQLEEKRQCMHEVISKEKKSCELCDEGWRSPGLKCYFFSTNNMNWTESRDSCVEKGDHLVIITNQAEQDFLSSNIKETHWMGLNDLETEGKWMWVNNKTLDETGVKFWYTRADEPSEPDNWKVEDSSGENCASLGNEVGTADRWFDASCHKRKKYICEK
- the LOC134303811 gene encoding CD209 antigen-like protein E isoform X1 codes for the protein MPRKERLQKQKEKETTAASQDFSQSVSLDRVSEQYANATALLKMQENETTELKSSLDKVQESYESASKQRDGKSFTYKLKSSLDKVQESYESVAKQRDGKSFTYKLKSNLERVQVSYEAASKQLDSLKAKERECKQLEEKRQCMHEVISKEKKSCELCDEGWRSPGLKCYFFSTNNMNWTESRDSCVEKGDHLVIITNQAEQDFLSSNIKETHWMGLNDLETEGKWMWVNNKTLDETGVKFWYTRADEPSEPDNWKVEDSSGENCASLGNEVGTADRWFDASCHKRKKYICEK
- the LOC134303811 gene encoding CD209 antigen-like protein E isoform X4, producing MDGCPTASVHTDFSQSVSLDRVSEQYANATALLKMQENETTELKSSLDKVQESYESASKQRDGKSFTYKLKSSLDKVQESYESVAKQRDGKSFTYKLKSNLERVQVSYEAASKQLDSLKAKERECKQLEEKRQCMHEVISKEKKSCELCDEGWRSPGLKCYFFSTNNMNWTESRDSCVEKGDHLVIITNQAEQDFLSSNIKETHWMGLNDLETEGKWMWVNNKTLDETGVKFWYTRADEPSEPDNWKVEDSSGENCASLGNEVGTADRWFDASCHKRKKYICEK
- the LOC134303811 gene encoding CD209 antigen-like protein E isoform X5, which produces MPRKERLQKQKEKETTAASQDFSQSVSLDRVSEQYANATALLKMQENETTELKSSLDKVQESYESASKQRDELKSSLDKVQESYESVAKQRDELKSNLERVQVSYEAASKQLDSLKAKERECKQLEEKRQCMHEVISKEKKSCELCDEGWRSPGLKCYFFSTNNMNWTESRDSCVEKGDHLVIITNQAEQDFLSSNIKETHWMGLNDLETEGKWMWVNNKTLDETGVKFWYTRADEPSEPDNWKVEDSSGENCASLGNEVGTADRWFDASCHKRKKYICEK
- the LOC134303811 gene encoding CD209 antigen-like protein E isoform X2, with product MPRKERLQKQKEKETTAASQDFSQSVSLDRVSEQYANATALLKMQENETTELKSSLDKVQESYESASKQRDELKSSLDKVQESYESVAKQRDGKSFTYKLKSNLERVQVSYEAASKQLDSLKAKERECKQLEEKRQCMHEVISKEKKSCELCDEGWRSPGLKCYFFSTNNMNWTESRDSCVEKGDHLVIITNQAEQDFLSSNIKETHWMGLNDLETEGKWMWVNNKTLDETGVKFWYTRADEPSEPDNWKVEDSSGENCASLGNEVGTADRWFDASCHKRKKYICEK